The following is a genomic window from Bacteroidota bacterium.
ACTTCAACGCATACTTGCAAAAGTCAGTGGTGTTGTTCCGACAAAATCAACAATGCCTATTCTTGAAAATGTATTGTTTGATTTGCTGAACAATCGACTTACGATAACGGCTACCGATCTCGAAATATCCCAGACTATTTCACTTGACGTAAAGGGAACAGAGGATGGGCGAGTGGCTATTCCGGCGAAGCGCCTGCTTGATACTATTCGCTCGTTTGGTTCAATTGATGATGTCATATTTACTGTGGATGTTACAGCAAGTAAAATACACATTAAAGTAGGTAAGGGAGATTTTACTCTGACGGGAGAGAATGCAAAAGAATTTCCCGTCATTTCTCCGTTTGAAGGAAAGACAGAAATATCTCTCGATTCAAATATTTTGAAGCGCATTATTCATCGAACTGTCTTTGCAGTGAGTACGGATGAACTTCGACCCGCTATGATGGGCGTATTATTTCAACCAAAGGATAAAGACCTGCGGGCAGTAGCAACTGATGGGCACAGACTCGTCAGGTACACTCACAAGATGAACAAAGCGTCTGATTTGAAACACGACATCATTGTGCCGGCTAAAGCGCTGAATATTGTTAATAAGTCGGTTGAATCGGGAACAGTAAAACTCACAATGAGTGATACACATGTGAAATTCAATTTCGATTCGACAGAACTTGTATCGCGCCTGATTGACGAAACATATCCTAACTATGAAAGCGTTATTCCGACGGAAAACGACAGAGCCATGACTGTTAAACGCGAGTCGATGATGGCGGCATTGAGACGCGTTGCATTGTACGCAAGTGCAACAACGCATCACATAAAGCTGTCGATGAAGAAGAATACGCTTACCATCAGTGCCCAGGATTTGGATTTTGGCGGTGAAGCAAAGGAGATTGTTGAAGCAGAATATGCGTCCGACGATTTGGATATCGGTTTTAACTCCACATATTTAGTGGATATTTTATCGCATCTTGAAGCCGAGCAAGTAACATTCAAATTCAGTACGCCGACACGTGCGGGTATTGTTTCTCCGTCGGGAGAAAATGCAAATGAGGATGTACTGATGTTGGTGATGCCCGTACGGCTCAACAATTGACAGCCCGGCGAAAGAATTTCGCTGACAATGAACGTTGAGTTTGTTCACCTGAAGAACTTCAGGAATCACGAAGATACAGTAATTGAATGCGGGGCAGGTATTAACGCCCTTTTGGGAAACAACGGACAGGGAAAGACCAATGTGCTGGAAGCAATTTCGTATTTGAGTCTCACCAAAAGTTTCTATGCTGCCGGAGATGCAACGGTTCTGCAAATCGGCAAAGATAGTTTCGAGATAGACGGGAAAATACAAACGGACGCACACATCGAGCATCGAATTCATGCTGCGTACAACCGGTCAGGCGACAAGTCGTTTACCATCAACGGAGCCAGGCCCGAAACGTTTGCCTCGGTCATAGGCCGTTTTCCCATTGTGGTGCTCTCCCCGGAAAACAACGCAATCACATTCGGCGGGCCGATGGAACGGCGGAAATTCATCGACCTGCTCCTGTCGCAAATCAGCCGCAGTTATCTTGAAGATCTGCTCGAATACCGGCGTATCCTGAAGCAGCGCAACCGGTTGCTTACCGAAGCTAAGGCGGAACACAGATATCCGGCCGGGCTTCTTGAACCTTGGACAGCGAGTCTTATTCATCATGGTGCACGCATTATCAACAATCGCAAAGCGTTTGTCCGCGAGTTCAGGGAGTATGTGAAGCGTGCATATTACAGTCTTGTAAGCAGTCCGGATCACCCATACGACGGAAACGAAGATCCATCCTTGCATTACGAGTCACTTCCGGGACTGGAGAATCTGACAGGCATCGACCCGATAATGGAAGTAATGAGAGATGAACTGGAAAGGAAGAACGTTGAGGAACGCCGGCGGGGCTCAACGCTTGTTGGACCTCACCGTGATGATCTCCGGTTGCGGATCAACGACATCAGCGTTCAACAGTATGCATCGCAAGGGCAGCACAAAACACTGTTGCTATCATTAAAAATTGCCGAGTTCTTTTATCTGAAAGAACACCGCGGCGAAGTTCCGGTTTTCCTGCTTGACGATGTTTTCAGTGAACTCGATGAAACCCGGTCCCAACTGCTGTTGAATACACTTTCTTCGCTCGGGCAAACATTCATCACAACAACAGAAGAGGGTGTATTTCACGACGCCATTTCGTGGAATCGAACAAACAGAAGGTTCCGGGTTGAAGCGGGTTCGGTCCGCCCTGCGTAGGGAAGATGTCCGGTAACAGGAGAACACATGGACAAGAGAAGTACAAGACGACAGCATCCTCCGCAGAAGACAAAACAGCAACCGGAGCCGTTCGCCTTGGCGCTCGACAAGTTCGTCAGGCAAGTGGGCATTACAAAGAAGATGAAGCAGTTCTCCGTTATCACGTCATGGGGGGAGATCGTAGGTCAGCAGATAGCCAGAGTGACTCAAGCAGAGAGAATCGACAACGGCATTTTGTTTGTCAAAACAGCAACAGCTCCGTGGCGCAATGAGTTGACACTGAGACGGCTGGAGATTTTAGAGAAGGTGAATGCTGCAGCAGGAGCCAACGTAGTCAAGGAAATCAGATTCCGGTAGAATAGTTCAGTAAGGAGTGCATGGCAAAGGACAAAGAGGAACAAAAGAAATACAGCGCAGACGACATCACAGTCCTCAAGGGCCTTGAAGCGGTACGACGCAGGCCCGCGATGTACATCGGCGACGTGAGTATACGAGGTCTGCACCATCTCGTCTATGAGGTTGTCGACAATTCGATCGATGAAGCGCTTGCCGGATTTGCAAAGAACATATCCGTGCGCATCAACAAAGACGGCTCGATCACCGTGATCGACGACGGGCGCGGAATTCCCACCGACATTCACAAAGAAGAGAAGCGTTCAGCCCTCGAAGTAGTCATGACTGTGCTGCATGCCGGTGGAAAGTTTGACAAGAACACCTACAAAGTATCGGGCGGGTTGCACGGCGTTGGCGTTTCCGTCGTGAACGCCTTGAGCGAATGGATGAAAGTAGAAGTCCGCCGCGACGGGAAGTTGTACTTCCAGGAATATCGCAAAGGCGACCCCGTCGCAGCCGTGAAGCATATCGGCAAAGCGGAAAACGGCAAGTCCGGCACAACCGTAACGTTCATGCCCGACGGTACGATTTTCAAGAACAGGACATTCAAGTTTGAAACAATAGCCGAACGTTTGCGTGAACTTGCGTTCCTCAACCGGACTGTTGTTCTCACGCTGAAGGATCTGCGTTCGAAGCAAGAACAGGAAGAAACATTCCACTTCGAAGGCGGCATTGTTGAGTTTGTGAAATACACGGATGCAACGCGTCCTGCAATTATGAAGAAGGTGTTCTACTGCGAGGGGAAGGACAAAGATGAAAGCGGACGCTGGGTTGAAGTCGAAGCGGCCTTCCAGTACAACGAACAGTACAGCGAAAACATCTTCACGTACGTCAACAACATCAACACACATGAAGGCGGCACACATCTCGTCGGTTTCAGAACCGCCATTACGCGGCAACTCAACAACTATGCGTACAAGAATAATATTCTGAAAGAAGGCGGCATCTCGTTGACAGGCGACGACTTCAAGGAAGGATTTACCGGCGTCATCAGCGCGAAGGTTCCGGAGCCGCAGTTTGAAGGTCAGACGAAAACGAAGCTCGGCAACAGTGAAGTCAAGAGCATTGTCGAAGGAATTGTCGGGCCGGCTTTGCAGAGCTGGCTGGAAGAAAACCCCGGTGATGCAAAACGGATTCTCGAGAAATCACTGCAGGCGGCGGAGGCACGCGAAGCAGCGCGAAAGGCCCGCGATCTCACACGTCGCAAGAACGCATTATCGGGTGGCGGGCTTCCCGGGAAACTCGCCGATTGTTCCATCAGCGACCCCGAACATTGCGAACTCTATTTAGTTGAAGGTGATTCGGCAGGCGGCAGCGCAAAGCAAGGCCGCGACCGGAGGTTTCAGGCAATTCTTCCCCTTAAGGGAAAAATCCTCAATGTCGAAAAAGCCCGTCTCCACAAGATTCTTGAGAACGAAGAAATCCGCAACATCTTCACGGCAATCGGCACGGGTGTCGGAGATCAGTTCGATCCCGAAAAAGTCCGCTATGGCAAAATCATCATCATGTGCGACGCGGACGTGGACGGCTCGCATATCCGCACTCTGTTGCTGACGTTGTTGTTCCGCCACATGAAGCCGCTGATCGAACTCGGGCACATCTACATCGCGCAGCCGCCGCTGTACAAAGTGAAGAAGGGAAAGCAGGAGTTTTACGCGTACGATGAAGAAGAGCGGGACGAGATTCTCAAACGTCTCGGCAACTCCAGGAAGGAAGAACCGAAAGCTGCGGAAGATGGCGAAGCGTTGCCGGAAGAAGGAGCCGTGGTGACGCCGAGCGGTGCCATCATCTCTCGCTTCAAAGGTCTCGGCGAAATGAACCCCGAGCAACTCTGGTCAACAACAATGAACCCGGAAACCCGCACCGTGCTTCAGGTAACAATCGAAAACGCCGCCGATGCCGACCGCACATTCTCCATTCTGATGGGAGATGAAGTGGAGCCGCGGCGCGAGTTCATCGAGAAAAATGCGAAGTATGTACGCAACTTGGATGTGTGACAGCATCTTGCGATAGTTCTATGGGTTTGTGGAGTTCATGGAGTTTACGTGGTGCAACGAAGGAGTGATGAAGTGAGAAAGAGAAATCGTAAGACGTTTATTCTTGCCGTCGAAGGTGATGATCCCGAGAAGGAGTTGGAGTTTGAGTTGGATTTTCAGGAGACGTTGACGACATCGGAACGTTTTCAAATGATGCTCGACGGAACGAAAAACTTACAGAAGATGTGGGCGCGCCATGGACATCGAAAGCATACTTCGATCCTTAAACGCACATAAGGTACAGTACGTCATTATTGGCGCGGCTGCGTTTCCTGCGCATGGGTACAGTCGTCCTACGGGCGACATTGATATCTTTGTTCGAGCAACACCGAAGAACGCGCAACGGACCCTTGAGGCACTCACCGCAGTAGGATATGACGTCGCAGACACATCGGTTGAAGAATTGTTGGAGAAGAAACTACTCTTCCGGCAGTATGCAGAAGCGCTTGACATTCATCCGCACGTGAAAGGCGCAGAATTCAAGAATGTGTGGTTAAGGAAAGTGACGGACAAAGTCGGCCAAACCAAAACGTACTTCTCCAGCCTGAATGACTTGATTCGGATGAAGGAGGCGGCTGGTCGCCCGAAGGACCTGCTGGATTTAGAAGTTTTGAGAAAATTGAAAGAGCGGAAGAAGCGGAAAAGATTCAGATGAAGTCGCATTCCGGGAATATGCTGGCAAACGCGGTAGTAGTGTGATGAAATCAAAACAAGACTGAAGTCATAGAGAACATAATGGCCACCCTCAACGAAAAAATAGTCCCCGTTGATATTGAAGATGAAATGAAGGGATCGTACATCGATTACTCGATGTCGGTCATTGTGGCGAGGGCGCTTCCCGATGTACGTGACGGGCTCAAACCCGTTCACCGCCGCGTTCTCTTCGGTATGCAAGAACTCGGCTTGGCGCCGAATCGTCCGTACAAGAAGTCGGCGCGTATCGTCGGTGAGGTGCTGGGTAAGTATCACCCGCATGGCGACACCGCGGTGTACGACACGATGGTTCGCATGGCGCAGGACTTCTCGATGCGCTATCCGCTGGTTGACGGACAGGGAAACTTCGGTTCTGTGGACGGCGATTCGCCCGCGGCAATGCGTTACACAGAAGCGCGCATGTCCCGCATTGCGGACGAGATGCTGCGCGACCTCGACAAGAACACGGTTGATTTCGCGCCCAACTTCGACGACACGCTGAAGGAGCCGACCGTTATGCCGGCGCTTGTTCCCAATCTTCTCGTCAACGGAACGAGCGGCATTGCCGTCGGTATGTCCACCAATATCCCTCCGCACAATCTGAGCGAAGTCATCGACGGCTGCATCGCGTACATCAAAGACGAAAGCATCACCAGCGAAAAGCTGATGAAGCATATCAAAGCGCCGGACTTCCCCACGGGCGGCATCATTTACGGATATGAGGGTGTGAAGTCTGCCTACCTGACCGGTCGCGGCCGCATCATTGTGCGTGCAAAAGCAAGTATAGAAACGGACAAGAAGGACCGGCAGAGTATTATCATCTCGGAAATTCCGTACCAGGTCAACAAGGCGACTCTTATCGAACGTATCGCAGATCTGGTGAACGAGAAGAAGATTGAAGACATCTCTGATGTAAATGACGAATCCGATCGCGATGGATTCCGCATCGTTGTCTCGCTCAAGAAAGACGCCAACGCGCAAGTTGTGCTGAACAATCTCTACAAGCATACGCATATGCAGACAACGTTCGGCGTCATCGTGCTGGCCCTTGTTGAAGGACGACCGCAGATTTTGACATTGCGCGAGATCATCGAGAAATTTGTCAAGCATCGCAACAATGTCGTCGTTCGCCGGGCGAAATACGAGCTCGATGCCGCCGAGAAACGTGCGCACATCCTTGAAGGCTTCATTATCGCGCTTGACAACATCGATGCTGTCATCAAGCTGATTCGGGCCTCGCGGGACTATGACACCGCGAAGAACGGCTTGATGAAGAAATTCAAGTTGTCCGAGATTCAGGCAAAAGCAATTCTCGATATGCGCCTCCAACGCCTCACCGGCCTGGAACGCAAGAAGATCGAAGAAGAATATCGCGAAACCATCAAGCTTATTGAACAACTGAAAGCCCTGCTCGCGAGCAAGAAGTTGCAAATGCAGCTGATAGAGAAAGAACTTCTGCAAATCAAGGAAAAGTACGGCGACGAGCGTCGCACCGAAATCGTGATGAAGGCGGAAGAGTTCAGCATCGAAGATACAATCGCCGAAGAAGAAGTGGTTATCACGATTTCCCACAGCGGCTATATCAAGCGCTTCCCGGTGAGCGGCTACCGGAGGCAATCGCGTGGCGGCAGAGGTTCGACAGGAGCGGGAACGCGCGAAGATGATTTCATAGAAGCAGTATTCATCGCTTCGACACACGAGCACATCATGCTCTTCACGGATCAAGGACGATGCTACTGGCTGAAGGTGTTTGAAATCCCCGAAGGCGGGCGCGCAACACGCGGAAAATCCATCGCCAATCTTATCTCCAAGGAAGCCAAAGAGACCATCGTTTCATACGTCGCTGTCAAGAATTTCGAAGAGAAATTGAATGTGTTGATGGTGACCGAACAGGGCATCATCAAGAAGACGGCACTCGAAGAATTCAGCAACCCGCGCAAAACCGGCATCGGCGCAATCGGCCTGGACAAAAAGGACAGACTCATTGACGTTCACCTGACCGACGGCAAACAGGATATCGTCATCGGTACGAAGGAAGGCGTTGCCATCCGATTCCACGAGCAGGAGGTTCGTGTAATGGGGCGAAGTGCAGGTGGAGTCCGTGCAATCAAGCTGGAAAAGGGCGATGCTGTTGTCGGTGCGGTGGTGTTGCGGCGAAGCGGCGCAACGATTCTCGTTGCAACGGAGGATGGCTTCGGCAAGCGCAGCGAAGTGGATGACTATCGCACAAGTCACCGCGGCGGCAAGGGTATCATCACGATGAAGACGACCGAGAAGACGGGCAAGATGATCGCCATCAAGGAAGTAGTTGACAAGGATGATGTCGTGATTGTGACGGGGAACGGCATTGTCATCCGGCAGCACGCGTCGGATATTCGCGTGGCGGGACGCAACACGCAGGGCGTTCGCCTCATCAAATTAGGCGAAGGAGACAAAGTCTCTGATGTTGCCGCAGTTCCTTCCGAGGATGAGGAACCGGCAAACGGAAATGGAAGTTCAGCCAAATCCGGAAGCGATAAGTCTGGGGAGAAGGAAGAGAGCGATCAACAATCACTTTTCGATGACGACAACGAAAAAAAAAATCTGAAGACAAAGAAGGGAACGAGCAAGGTGGAGGTTAAGGGGAGGGTGAAGATTCAGGAAAAGGTGAGGCCAAAGCCTGAAACACCGAAAGCGGGAGCAAAGAAGCCGGGCAAAAAAGAGAAGACAAAGACAAAACCGGCGAAGGTTATACCGCCGGCGAAGCAAGCGACAAAAGGAAAGCCGTCTGCCAAGGTCAGGAAAACCGCCGCAAAAGGGAGGAAGAAGTAGCAATCACCGATAGTTGCCGCCCCGCGCCGGACAATTTGTTGATGTCCTGGAAACGTTACGCCCACGGAGTAGGTTATTTGAGACGTTGACAATGACGAAGAGGAGATTTCATGGAAAAGACATCTGTTCGGTTGTTCGGAGGCACGGTTATTGGCTTGCTCGCGTATGCCTCAACATTCCTTGACGACACACTACGGCTCGCAATTGGTGCAGTACTCGCTCTGCCCTTTGTTGTGCTATTGATTGCCAGCCGCATCCAGCTTGGCAAGTCATTTGCAGTCAAGCCGGAAGCAAAGGGGCTTGTGACCTCGGGTCTGTACTCAAAAATCCAGCACCCCATGTATGTATTCCTCGATCTGTTTCTCATAGCAGTCATCATTGCCATAGGCTGGCCGCTTCTTCTGCTGGTTTGGTATGTGCTTGTAGTTGTTCAAGCGATTCAAAGCCGGAGGGAGGAGGCGGTTCTTGCAACCGCATTCGGCGCCGAATATCGGACCTACCAGAGTCAAACGTGGTTTTGAGTTGCAGGCTGAAAATACGGCTTACCCCCTTCTGCAAAAAGACTCACAGAAATAATCTGTTACTAGATTCAAAACGACTCATATGAAAACACTACTTTCACTCATAGTGTCGGCGTTGCTCGTTTCACTAACACACGCCCAATCAATCCAATCTCCTAACAACAAACTCACACTCACTTTTTCCCTTTCCGCCGAAGGCGAACCGATGTACAAACTCAACTTCGGCAAGAAGACCGTGATTCTACCAAGCAAGTTGGGAATTGAAATCAAAGAACAAACGTCGTTTGTGAAAAGTTTCAGGATCGAGAAGATGGAAACATCCCTCGTTGACGAATCGTGGGATCCGGTGTGGGGCGAAGTAAAAACGATCCGCAACAACTACCGCGAGCTGAAGGTGACGCTGGCGCAGATGACCACAAAACCCCGGACGATGGTTCTGGTATTCCGTCTGTACGATGAAGGGCTTGGCTTCCGGTATGAGTTTCCTGAACAGGAATTTCTCGATCATTTTGTCGTGACGGACGAG
Proteins encoded in this region:
- the dnaN gene encoding DNA polymerase III subunit beta; amino-acid sequence: MKFTTTTGELQRILAKVSGVVPTKSTMPILENVLFDLLNNRLTITATDLEISQTISLDVKGTEDGRVAIPAKRLLDTIRSFGSIDDVIFTVDVTASKIHIKVGKGDFTLTGENAKEFPVISPFEGKTEISLDSNILKRIIHRTVFAVSTDELRPAMMGVLFQPKDKDLRAVATDGHRLVRYTHKMNKASDLKHDIIVPAKALNIVNKSVESGTVKLTMSDTHVKFNFDSTELVSRLIDETYPNYESVIPTENDRAMTVKRESMMAALRRVALYASATTHHIKLSMKKNTLTISAQDLDFGGEAKEIVEAEYASDDLDIGFNSTYLVDILSHLEAEQVTFKFSTPTRAGIVSPSGENANEDVLMLVMPVRLNN
- the recF gene encoding DNA replication/repair protein RecF, which translates into the protein MNVEFVHLKNFRNHEDTVIECGAGINALLGNNGQGKTNVLEAISYLSLTKSFYAAGDATVLQIGKDSFEIDGKIQTDAHIEHRIHAAYNRSGDKSFTINGARPETFASVIGRFPIVVLSPENNAITFGGPMERRKFIDLLLSQISRSYLEDLLEYRRILKQRNRLLTEAKAEHRYPAGLLEPWTASLIHHGARIINNRKAFVREFREYVKRAYYSLVSSPDHPYDGNEDPSLHYESLPGLENLTGIDPIMEVMRDELERKNVEERRRGSTLVGPHRDDLRLRINDISVQQYASQGQHKTLLLSLKIAEFFYLKEHRGEVPVFLLDDVFSELDETRSQLLLNTLSSLGQTFITTTEEGVFHDAISWNRTNRRFRVEAGSVRPA
- a CDS encoding DUF721 domain-containing protein — translated: MDKRSTRRQHPPQKTKQQPEPFALALDKFVRQVGITKKMKQFSVITSWGEIVGQQIARVTQAERIDNGILFVKTATAPWRNELTLRRLEILEKVNAAAGANVVKEIRFR
- the gyrB gene encoding DNA topoisomerase (ATP-hydrolyzing) subunit B: MAKDKEEQKKYSADDITVLKGLEAVRRRPAMYIGDVSIRGLHHLVYEVVDNSIDEALAGFAKNISVRINKDGSITVIDDGRGIPTDIHKEEKRSALEVVMTVLHAGGKFDKNTYKVSGGLHGVGVSVVNALSEWMKVEVRRDGKLYFQEYRKGDPVAAVKHIGKAENGKSGTTVTFMPDGTIFKNRTFKFETIAERLRELAFLNRTVVLTLKDLRSKQEQEETFHFEGGIVEFVKYTDATRPAIMKKVFYCEGKDKDESGRWVEVEAAFQYNEQYSENIFTYVNNINTHEGGTHLVGFRTAITRQLNNYAYKNNILKEGGISLTGDDFKEGFTGVISAKVPEPQFEGQTKTKLGNSEVKSIVEGIVGPALQSWLEENPGDAKRILEKSLQAAEAREAARKARDLTRRKNALSGGGLPGKLADCSISDPEHCELYLVEGDSAGGSAKQGRDRRFQAILPLKGKILNVEKARLHKILENEEIRNIFTAIGTGVGDQFDPEKVRYGKIIIMCDADVDGSHIRTLLLTLLFRHMKPLIELGHIYIAQPPLYKVKKGKQEFYAYDEEERDEILKRLGNSRKEEPKAAEDGEALPEEGAVVTPSGAIISRFKGLGEMNPEQLWSTTMNPETRTVLQVTIENAADADRTFSILMGDEVEPRREFIEKNAKYVRNLDV
- the gyrA gene encoding DNA gyrase subunit A, giving the protein MATLNEKIVPVDIEDEMKGSYIDYSMSVIVARALPDVRDGLKPVHRRVLFGMQELGLAPNRPYKKSARIVGEVLGKYHPHGDTAVYDTMVRMAQDFSMRYPLVDGQGNFGSVDGDSPAAMRYTEARMSRIADEMLRDLDKNTVDFAPNFDDTLKEPTVMPALVPNLLVNGTSGIAVGMSTNIPPHNLSEVIDGCIAYIKDESITSEKLMKHIKAPDFPTGGIIYGYEGVKSAYLTGRGRIIVRAKASIETDKKDRQSIIISEIPYQVNKATLIERIADLVNEKKIEDISDVNDESDRDGFRIVVSLKKDANAQVVLNNLYKHTHMQTTFGVIVLALVEGRPQILTLREIIEKFVKHRNNVVVRRAKYELDAAEKRAHILEGFIIALDNIDAVIKLIRASRDYDTAKNGLMKKFKLSEIQAKAILDMRLQRLTGLERKKIEEEYRETIKLIEQLKALLASKKLQMQLIEKELLQIKEKYGDERRTEIVMKAEEFSIEDTIAEEEVVITISHSGYIKRFPVSGYRRQSRGGRGSTGAGTREDDFIEAVFIASTHEHIMLFTDQGRCYWLKVFEIPEGGRATRGKSIANLISKEAKETIVSYVAVKNFEEKLNVLMVTEQGIIKKTALEEFSNPRKTGIGAIGLDKKDRLIDVHLTDGKQDIVIGTKEGVAIRFHEQEVRVMGRSAGGVRAIKLEKGDAVVGAVVLRRSGATILVATEDGFGKRSEVDDYRTSHRGGKGIITMKTTEKTGKMIAIKEVVDKDDVVIVTGNGIVIRQHASDIRVAGRNTQGVRLIKLGEGDKVSDVAAVPSEDEEPANGNGSSAKSGSDKSGEKEESDQQSLFDDDNEKKNLKTKKGTSKVEVKGRVKIQEKVRPKPETPKAGAKKPGKKEKTKTKPAKVIPPAKQATKGKPSAKVRKTAAKGRKK